The following proteins are encoded in a genomic region of Neomonachus schauinslandi chromosome 7, ASM220157v2, whole genome shotgun sequence:
- the C7H5orf24 gene encoding UPF0461 protein C5orf24 homolog isoform X2 — MMHPVASSNPAFCGPGKPSCLNEDAMRAADQFDIYSSQQSKYSHTVSHKPMACQRQDPLNETHLQTTSGRSLEIKDELKKKKNLNRSGKRGRPSGTTKSAGYRTSTGRPLGTTKAAGFKTSPGRPLGTTKAAGYKVSPGRPPVYWCHAEEKDI; from the exons ATGATGCATCCTGTTGCCAGCAGTAATCCGGCTTTCTGTGGGCCTGGCAAGCCTTCCTGCCTCAATGAAGATGCCATGAGAGCTGCTGATCAGTTTGACATATATTCCTCCCAGCAAAGCAAATATAGCCACACAGTCAGCCACAAACCAATGGCTTGTCAGAGGCAAGACCCATTAAATGAAACACACTTGCAGACTACAAGTGGCAGAAGTCTAGAGATAAAAGatgaactaaagaaaaagaagaatctcaACCGATCCGGTAAACGTGGCCGACCTTCAGGAACCACCAAATCCGCAGGATACCGTACCAGCACAGGCCGACCCCTGGGAACCACCAAAGCAGCTGGATTTAAGACAAGTCCAGGCAGACCTTTGGGTACAACCAAAGCTGCGGGATACAAAGTCAGTCCAGGGAGACCTCCAG TTTATTGGTGCCATGCTGAAGAGAAAGACATCTAA
- the C7H5orf24 gene encoding UPF0461 protein C5orf24 homolog isoform X3, producing MMHPVASSNPAFCGPGKPSCLNEDAMRAADQFDIYSSQQSKYSHTVSHKPMACQRQDPLNETHLQTTSGRSLEIKDELKKKKNLNRSGKRGRPSGTTKSAGYRTSTGRPLGTTKAAGFKTSPGRPLGTTKAAGYKVSPGRPPGKKQQAFRRSSDA from the exons ATGATGCATCCTGTTGCCAGCAGTAATCCGGCTTTCTGTGGGCCTGGCAAGCCTTCCTGCCTCAATGAAGATGCCATGAGAGCTGCTGATCAGTTTGACATATATTCCTCCCAGCAAAGCAAATATAGCCACACAGTCAGCCACAAACCAATGGCTTGTCAGAGGCAAGACCCATTAAATGAAACACACTTGCAGACTACAAGTGGCAGAAGTCTAGAGATAAAAGatgaactaaagaaaaagaagaatctcaACCGATCCGGTAAACGTGGCCGACCTTCAGGAACCACCAAATCCGCAGGATACCGTACCAGCACAGGCCGACCCCTGGGAACCACCAAAGCAGCTGGATTTAAGACAAGTCCAGGCAGACCTTTGGGTACAACCAAAGCTGCGGGATACAAAGTCAGTCCAGGGAGACCTCCAG GAAAAAAGCAGCAAGCCTTCAGGCGTTCCAGTGATGCCTGA
- the C7H5orf24 gene encoding UPF0461 protein C5orf24 homolog isoform X1, whose product MMHPVASSNPAFCGPGKPSCLNEDAMRAADQFDIYSSQQSKYSHTVSHKPMACQRQDPLNETHLQTTSGRSLEIKDELKKKKNLNRSGKRGRPSGTTKSAGYRTSTGRPLGTTKAAGFKTSPGRPLGTTKAAGYKVSPGRPPGSIKALSRLADLGYGCGTAAFPYPMMHGRAVHGVEETSSEVKPPNE is encoded by the coding sequence ATGATGCATCCTGTTGCCAGCAGTAATCCGGCTTTCTGTGGGCCTGGCAAGCCTTCCTGCCTCAATGAAGATGCCATGAGAGCTGCTGATCAGTTTGACATATATTCCTCCCAGCAAAGCAAATATAGCCACACAGTCAGCCACAAACCAATGGCTTGTCAGAGGCAAGACCCATTAAATGAAACACACTTGCAGACTACAAGTGGCAGAAGTCTAGAGATAAAAGatgaactaaagaaaaagaagaatctcaACCGATCCGGTAAACGTGGCCGACCTTCAGGAACCACCAAATCCGCAGGATACCGTACCAGCACAGGCCGACCCCTGGGAACCACCAAAGCAGCTGGATTTAAGACAAGTCCAGGCAGACCTTTGGGTACAACCAAAGCTGCGGGATACAAAGTCAGTCCAGGGAGACCTCCAGGTAGCATTAAAGCTCTATCCCGTCTTGCCGATCTTGGTTATGGCTGTGGCACCGCTGCTTTTCCTTACCCTATGATGCATGGCAGAGCAGTTCATGGGGTAGAGGAAACCAGCAGTGAAGTCAAGCCACCCAATGAGTGa